The DNA region CACGACCATGATCTGCTCCTGAGGGTGCGCGTGCTGCACGGCGCCCTCGCCCTTGCCGAAGCGCAGACGCCCGACTTCGATCTGTCCGCCGGCGACGAGGGGACCGAAGGCCTTGGAATACTTGGGCGTGACGTACTCGGGCGGAAGCGCGTCGAATCGGAAAAACGGCACCGTTCCCGCCTCCTCTACCGGACCGCCTGGCGGACCGCCGGTATCAGGACCGCACCGGCGCCGCGGCCGACCAGCCCTTGCTGCCCTTCCCGTCCACGAGGTTCTTACTGCTGAGGAACATGCTGTCCTCGAGCGCGCGGATCTCGTGCACGACGTTGGGCGGTACGTGGATCACCTCGCCGGCCTCGACGACACGCTCCTCGCCGCCGACCCGCGCGCGGAGCCTCCCCTGCAGCACGTAGATGATCTGCTCGTTGGGATGCCTGTGGGGGTCGGCCCCCGTCCCGCCGGCCATGCGGTAGCGGCCTACTTCGATGATCGCGCCGGTCACGGTCCCGCCGGTCGCCGTCGAATAGTCCGGCGAAATGACTTCGCTGGGCAGCGCGTCCCACTTGTGAAACGGCATGCTCCCCCTCCGCCCGGACCGGCTACCGCGCCGTCCGCGGCGCGCCGGCGGCGTTCGCGTCGTCACCCCGCCGTGGCCGATCGGCCGCGTCCGCGACGGAGGCCGCACCGGCCTCGGCAGTGACGTTCCAGGGCTGCTCCACGAAGACCGTGCCCGCGTCGTCCTTGCTCGGACAATTGCCGTAAGTGAAGACCAGTTCCGCGGTTTCCGTGTCGCTCAGGTTCTGCAGCCCGTGCACGACGCCGGCCGGAATGTAGACGAACTGATTTTCCGTGACGATGAATTCCCGCCGGTCGTCACCCATGTACAGCCGGAGCCGTCCCTTCCGGATAAAGAACGACGCCTCGCACGTGTGATGGTGCGCCTGATTCCGGCCTCCGGGGGGGATGCGCGTCCGCCCCATCGTGATCGTGCGAGAGCCGACGCTGTGCTTGTCCACGCCGAACGCGATGACAAGCGGCGGCTCGTAGGTCACGTCCG from bacterium includes:
- a CDS encoding cupin domain-containing protein; amino-acid sequence: MPFFRFDALPPEYVTPKYSKAFGPLVAGGQIEVGRLRFGKGEGAVQHAHPQEQIMVVLRGRLRATVDGATEELGPGEGFLVSPNVPHQVTAVEDTEVLSCKGLVDGRGHKI
- a CDS encoding cupin domain-containing protein is translated as MPFHKWDALPSEVISPDYSTATGGTVTGAIIEVGRYRMAGGTGADPHRHPNEQIIYVLQGRLRARVGGEERVVEAGEVIHVPPNVVHEIRALEDSMFLSSKNLVDGKGSKGWSAAAPVRS
- a CDS encoding cupin domain-containing protein; its protein translation is MAGYAIVDSEKINSDVTYEPPLVIAFGVDKHSVGSRTITMGRTRIPPGGRNQAHHHTCEASFFIRKGRLRLYMGDDRREFIVTENQFVYIPAGVVHGLQNLSDTETAELVFTYGNCPSKDDAGTVFVEQPWNVTAEAGAASVADAADRPRRGDDANAAGAPRTAR